The DNA region GGCGTCCGGAATGACAGAAGGCTATGGCTTCTTCGGTTGCCCGGTCCCAATCATCGAATCGCGCGTGACGATCTCGGCAAGTTGCTCTTCGCTCCAGCCGTCGGTACCCGCGGGGCGCATCGGCAGCACGATGAAGCGCGTCTCCGCCGTCGAGTCCCAGACGCGGATCTCGGTTTCCTTCGGCAGTGTCATGCCGAAGTCGGCGAGCACGCCGCGCGGGTCCTTCACCACGCGCGAACGATAGGGCGCCGATTTGTACCAAATTGGGGGCAGGCCCAGCACTTCCCACGGATAACAGGAGCACAAGGTGCAGACGACCATGTTGTGCGTCGCCGGCGTGTTCTCGACGGCGACGAGATGATCGCCGACGCGGCTGACATGGCCGAGCGTCGCCACCGCCTTTGAAGCGTCTTCGAGCAGGGCGGCCTTGAAGGCGGGATCGGTCCAAGCCTTGGCCACGACGGCGGCGCCGTTGCGCGGGCCGATCTTCGTCTCATAGGCCTCGACGATGGCGTCGAGCGCCTTGGGATCGATGTAGCCTTTCTCCGACAGGACCGTCTCCAGCGCGCGGACGCGGAGCTGGGTGTCGGAGAGTTCGGAATGCTCGTGATCGTGGTCGTGATGATCGTGTGCCATGAGCGGAGTTTACCCGATCCACGTAGGTCGCGGTCAATCCCAGGCGCCGTCGTGCAGCGCGGCCGCCTCGTCTTCCAGCAGCGGCCCGATCACCTCGGTCGCACGCTGGCCGGCGGCAAAAACGGTGCGACAGGGTAGGTCCAAAGTCGGATTTTCCGGATGGTTCCCCGTGATCGTTTTCATGCGCTTTTCCGACAGGCCGTAGACGACGCGTCCGATGCCCGCCCAATAGATGGCGCCGGCGCACATCGCGCAAGGTTCCGCCGACATGTACATCGTGCAGGCCGCGAGTTGCGCCGGCCGGTAGTTTTTCGAGGCCCAGGTGGCGAGCAGCCGCTCGGCGTGGCCGGTCATGTCGTGATCGGGCATGAAGCCGTTTTCCTGCTCGGCGAGCACGGCGCCGTCCGGTCCGGCGAGCAGCGCGCCGAACGGATGCATGCCGTGCGCCCGCGCCCGTCGCGCGACCGCGAAGGTCTGGCGCAGGAGGTCTTCGTCATTCTTTTCCGCCATGCGCACAACTTAGCGGTTGCCGGCACGCTGTCCATCGCAGCCTTGCGAACACGGGGCCGCGGGCGTTGTATGGCGGGACTTCCCTCCCGTGAAAGGGGAGGGTGGCTGGCCGAAGGCCAGCCCCAACAATCGTCATGGCCGGGCTTGTCCCGGCCATCCACGTCTTTGAGAATAGAGATCAAGAACACGTGGCTGCCCATAACGGTGAGGAACGCTGGGACCGACATGAAAGCCTCCGATCTATTCAGCCTTAAGGGCCGCGTGGCGCTGGTGACCGGCGCATCGAGCGGGCTCGGCATCCAATTCGCCAAGGCCCTGGCCGACAACGGCGCGGCGATCGCGCTGGTGGCGCGGCGCGCCGAGCGTCTTGCCAAGCTCAAGAGCGAGATCGAAGCGCAGGGCGGTCGTGCCGTCGCCATCGAGGCCGATGTCACCGACCACGCCGCGATGGTGCGCGCCTTCGATGAAGCCGAAAAAGCCTTCGGCACGGTGACGATCCTCATCAACAATGCGGGCGTCGCGCAGCAGCCGGTGCGCGCGACCGACGTGACGCCGGAAGAATGGCGGCGCGTGCTCGGCGTCGATCTCGATGCGGTGTTCTACTGGGCGCAGGAGGCCGCGCGCCGCATGGTGGCGGCGAAGGCGGCGGGTTCGATCGTCAACATCGCCTCGGTGCTCGGCTACGGCGTCGCCAAGGGCGTCGCATCTTATGCCACGGCCAAGGCAGCGGTGATCCAGGTGACGAAATCGCTCGCCGTCGAACTTGCCTTCAAGGGCGTGCGCGTCAACGCGATCGCGCCGGGCTGGTTCGTGACCGAGATCAACGACAAATATCTGGAGAGCGAGGCCGGCGCCGCCATGAAGCGCGACATCCCGATGGGCCGCTTCGGCGAAGCGGGCGATCTCGACGGCACATTGCTGCTGCTCGCCTCGGATGCCGGCCGCTATATCACCGGCACGACCATCGTCGTCGACGGCGGGCAAGTCGTGCAGATCAAGGGATAGCGTCGATCCGTCATCCTGAGGTGCGAGCGCGTAGCGCGAGCTTCGAAGGATGACGGCACTGATTGAACGGCCGTCATCCTTCGAGGCGCACCTTCGGTGCGCACCTCAGGATGACGGAGAGCGAAAAGAGCGAGGCAATAGAAATGGACTTCACCCTTTCTCCCGAGATCGAAGACATCCGCCTGCGCGTGCGCGCGTTCATCGAGGAGCACGTGCTACCGCTGGAGTCCGATCCGGAGAATTTCGCCGACTACGAGAACATCCCGCATGAGCGGCTTCAGCCCGTGCGCGAGAAGGCGAAGGCGGCCGGCCTGTGGGCGCCGCAAAGCCCGAAAGAGTACGGCGGCATGGGCCTGCCGGTCGGTGCCTGGCCGGCCATCTATGAAGAAGCCGCGCGCTCGATCTTCGGGCCGCTTGCCATCCATTGCATGGCGCCGGACGACGGCAACATGAACGTGCTCGCCAAGGTCGGCACGCCGGCGCAGAAAGAGAAGTGGCTACGCCCGATCGTCGAGGGCAAGGTGCGTTCGGCCTTCGCGATGACCGAGCCGTCGCCGGGCTCCGGCTCCGATCCCGGCATGATGCTGACCCGCGCCGAGAAGAAGAACGACCGCTACGTCGTCCGTGGCCGCAAGTGGTTCATCACCGGCGCGGAAGGCGCCGCGCATTTCATCCTGATGGCGCGCACATCGGACGACGCGCGCCGTGGCCTCACGGCCTTCCTCTTCCACAAGGACCAGCCGGGTTGGCGCATCGTGCGCCGTATTCCGATCATGGGGCCGGAGGAACACGGCGGCCATTGCGAGCTCGAGTTCGACGGCCTCGAGATTCCGTTCGAGAACGTGCTGATGGGCGAAGGCGACGGCCTCAAGGTGACGCAGATCAGGCTCGGGCCGGCCCGGCTTACGCACTGCATGCGCTGGCTCGGCTTCTCCAAGCGCTGCATGGAGATCGCGCAAGAATACGTCGCCCATCGCGAGGGCTTCGGCATCAAGCTCGCCGACCGCGAGAGCGTGCAGATCAAGCTCGGCGAGGTGGCGCATCAGATCCAGATCGGCCGCCTGTTGACCATGCACGCGGCATGGAAGCTCCAGCAGGGCTCGCGTGCGCGCAAGGAAGTTTCGATGGCCAAGATCCAGGTCGCCAACACTTTGCACAATGCGGCCGACGTCGCGATCCAACTCAACGGCGCGCGCGGCTATTCCAAGGACACGATCCTGGAGTGGGTCTATCGCTATGCGCGCTCGGCGCGGCTCGTCGATGGCGCTGACGAAGTGCACAAGATGGTGCTCGCGCGCTTCATGCGCGAGGAAGGCCGCGACTTCTGGAAGTGGGGATGAGGACTTCGGTCATCCCCGCGAAAGCGGGGATCCAGTACGCCGCAGTCTATCGATAGCACACGGTGTACTGGATCCCGGGTCTCGCGCAAGAGCGCTCGCCCGGGATGACATGGAATTTCTATCCGGTGAAAAATCAGCGCGCGTGTTCACGGCGTCAAAATGATATCGGCACGTTGTTACGTTTGTTGTGCTTGGCCGGATGCCATGACGTCGCTATACGACTCCGCGCAACAGAGCGCAGAGCATGGCGTCACCGATCACGATCCGCATGGGCGGCTACGGGCCGCCGACCACCAGCTTCTCCAAATCGCTCACCTTCATCGGCGACAAGTTGCGCGCGGCGTTCGGCGACCGCGTTGCCGTCGATTACGTCTTCAACATCATGGATCACGGCTACAAGGCCGAGGATATCCTGACGCTCGTCGAAAACGGCGAGCTCACGCTCGGCTATCAGTCGTCGAGTTATCTGACCGACCGCGTGCCCGAGCTCGGCTTTGTCGACCTGCCGTTTCTCTTTGCCGACAACGCGCAGGCGCGCGCTGCGATGGACGGCGCGCTCGGCCAGTATCTCGTCGGCAAGATCGAGGAGCGGGTCGGCTACCGCATCCTCGGCTGGTTCGAGAACGGCTTCCGCCACATCTCCAACAAGCTTCGACCGATCCATACGCCGGCCGACATGAAGGGCATGTCGATCCGCGTGCTGCCGAGCGACGTCCACAAGCGCACTTTTGAATTGCTCGGCGCGGTGGCGATGCGCATGGATCTCACCGAGGCGATCGCCATGATCAAGGCCGGCACCCTCGACGCGCAGGAAAACCCGCTCGCCAACACGGTCACGTATGGCGTGCACAATTTTCATAAGTATCACACGCTGACCTCGCACTTCTACGTGTCGCGCCCGATCTTCCTGCATCGGCCGTCATTCGAAGGCTGGCCGCGGGATGTGCAGGACGCGATGCGCAAGCTCGTGGCCGACGCGGTCGCCTATCAGCGCAAGCTGGCGCTCGAGGAGCAGGATGCGGCACGCCGAACGATCGAGGCGGCCGGCTGCGAGGTCGTCGCATTGACGGCGCTCGAGCATGCGGCCTTCGTCGATGCGGTGCAGCCGCTCCTCGCCGAGGCGCGCAGCGCATACGGCGAGGACATGTTCAGGATGGTTGGGACGAGCTAGCCGTCATTCCGGGACGCGAGCGAGCCGGAATCCATACGCCGCTGCGCTGCAGAATATGGATTCCGGGCTCATCCACCTACGCCCTTCGGGCTCCGGCGGATGCCCCGCAATGACAGCTCTCACTCGATCCTGATGTTCGCCGACTTGATCACCTTCGCCCACTTGTCGCTTTCGCTCTTCATGTAGGCGGCCATCTCGGCCGGGCTCGACTGTAGCGGGTCGATGCCGGCGCCGATCAGCTTCTGCTTGATTTCGGGATCGGTCACCGCCTTGACGTAGGCGTCATGGAATTTGGTGACGATGTCGGCCGGCGTCTTCGCCGGCAGCACGAAGCCCTGCCATGCCCAGGCCTCGTAACCCGGCACGTCCTTCGACACGGGCGGCACGCCCGGCAGCCCGTAGAACTCGCCGGGCGAGGCCACGGCGATGGCCTTGATCTGCTTGTTGGTGAGCTGGCCGCGCGCGGTGGCGAAGTCGATGAACATCATGCCGATCTGGCCGCCGACGAGGTCCTGGATCGCCGGCGCCGCGCCGCGATACGGCACATGGTTGAGCTTGATGCCGGCCGATTGCGCGAACAGTTCGGCGGCGAGATGGAACGGCGAACCGACGCCGACCGAGGCGTAGTCGATCTTGCCCGGCGCCTTCTTGGCTTCGTCGATCAGTTCCTTGACCGAGTTCACCTTTAGCTTGTCGGTGTTGACCAGCAACACCACAGCGAAGCGGCCGGTCAATGAGATCGGCGCGAAGTCCTTCTCGGCATCGAAATTGAGCTTGGCGTACAGGCTCTTGTTGGCGGCGTAAGTCGCGGTGTCGCCGAGCAGGAACGTGTAGCCGTCCGGCTGCGCGCGCGCGACCTGCTCGGCGCCGAGATTGGTGCCGGCGCCGGGCCGGTTCTCGACCACGATTTGCTGTCCGAGCGTCTGGCTCATCGGCGTCGCGACCAGCCGTGCGAAATAGTCGGTGCCGCCGCCGGCGGGGTAGGGGACGATCAAATGGATCGGTCGGCTCGGCCAGCTTTGTGCGAACGATGAAGATGGGGCAGCCAGAACGGCGCCCGTTGCCATGAGAAATGTACGGCGGTCGAGTGTCATTATCGGTTTCCTTCCCTCTGGGCGGTCTGAAGAGAGCCGCTTTGGGAAGATGATTGCACGTGAAACCAAATTCCGCCAGAGGGTCAGGCGGGGACCGGGCGCATGCGCACGC from Pseudolabrys taiwanensis includes:
- the nthA gene encoding nitrile hydratase subunit alpha, which codes for MAHDHHDHDHEHSELSDTQLRVRALETVLSEKGYIDPKALDAIVEAYETKIGPRNGAAVVAKAWTDPAFKAALLEDASKAVATLGHVSRVGDHLVAVENTPATHNMVVCTLCSCYPWEVLGLPPIWYKSAPYRSRVVKDPRGVLADFGMTLPKETEIRVWDSTAETRFIVLPMRPAGTDGWSEEQLAEIVTRDSMIGTGQPKKP
- a CDS encoding SDR family NAD(P)-dependent oxidoreductase; amino-acid sequence: MKASDLFSLKGRVALVTGASSGLGIQFAKALADNGAAIALVARRAERLAKLKSEIEAQGGRAVAIEADVTDHAAMVRAFDEAEKAFGTVTILINNAGVAQQPVRATDVTPEEWRRVLGVDLDAVFYWAQEAARRMVAAKAAGSIVNIASVLGYGVAKGVASYATAKAAVIQVTKSLAVELAFKGVRVNAIAPGWFVTEINDKYLESEAGAAMKRDIPMGRFGEAGDLDGTLLLLASDAGRYITGTTIVVDGGQVVQIKG
- a CDS encoding acyl-CoA dehydrogenase family protein, which translates into the protein MDFTLSPEIEDIRLRVRAFIEEHVLPLESDPENFADYENIPHERLQPVREKAKAAGLWAPQSPKEYGGMGLPVGAWPAIYEEAARSIFGPLAIHCMAPDDGNMNVLAKVGTPAQKEKWLRPIVEGKVRSAFAMTEPSPGSGSDPGMMLTRAEKKNDRYVVRGRKWFITGAEGAAHFILMARTSDDARRGLTAFLFHKDQPGWRIVRRIPIMGPEEHGGHCELEFDGLEIPFENVLMGEGDGLKVTQIRLGPARLTHCMRWLGFSKRCMEIAQEYVAHREGFGIKLADRESVQIKLGEVAHQIQIGRLLTMHAAWKLQQGSRARKEVSMAKIQVANTLHNAADVAIQLNGARGYSKDTILEWVYRYARSARLVDGADEVHKMVLARFMREEGRDFWKWG
- a CDS encoding Bug family tripartite tricarboxylate transporter substrate binding protein codes for the protein MTLDRRTFLMATGAVLAAPSSSFAQSWPSRPIHLIVPYPAGGGTDYFARLVATPMSQTLGQQIVVENRPGAGTNLGAEQVARAQPDGYTFLLGDTATYAANKSLYAKLNFDAEKDFAPISLTGRFAVVLLVNTDKLKVNSVKELIDEAKKAPGKIDYASVGVGSPFHLAAELFAQSAGIKLNHVPYRGAAPAIQDLVGGQIGMMFIDFATARGQLTNKQIKAIAVASPGEFYGLPGVPPVSKDVPGYEAWAWQGFVLPAKTPADIVTKFHDAYVKAVTDPEIKQKLIGAGIDPLQSSPAEMAAYMKSESDKWAKVIKSANIRIE
- a CDS encoding TRAP transporter substrate-binding protein translates to MASPITIRMGGYGPPTTSFSKSLTFIGDKLRAAFGDRVAVDYVFNIMDHGYKAEDILTLVENGELTLGYQSSSYLTDRVPELGFVDLPFLFADNAQARAAMDGALGQYLVGKIEERVGYRILGWFENGFRHISNKLRPIHTPADMKGMSIRVLPSDVHKRTFELLGAVAMRMDLTEAIAMIKAGTLDAQENPLANTVTYGVHNFHKYHTLTSHFYVSRPIFLHRPSFEGWPRDVQDAMRKLVADAVAYQRKLALEEQDAARRTIEAAGCEVVALTALEHAAFVDAVQPLLAEARSAYGEDMFRMVGTS
- a CDS encoding nucleoside deaminase; the protein is MAEKNDEDLLRQTFAVARRARAHGMHPFGALLAGPDGAVLAEQENGFMPDHDMTGHAERLLATWASKNYRPAQLAACTMYMSAEPCAMCAGAIYWAGIGRVVYGLSEKRMKTITGNHPENPTLDLPCRTVFAAGQRATEVIGPLLEDEAAALHDGAWD